From one Pseudomonadales bacterium genomic stretch:
- the aroE gene encoding shikimate dehydrogenase yields the protein MTDQYAVFGNPVAQSKSPTIHKMFAGQTGEDLHYSKQQVVPGRFEEAADVFFAAGGKGLNITVPFKQDAYRYAARLTARARRAGAVNTLTMREGVVQGDTTDGVGMIRDITKNLCWPITGQRVLILGAGGAVRGVLEPLLEEAPQHVVIANRTLEKAMQLSKAFAEMGYLLGCDLDMLSGQQFDLIINGTSASLQGELPPLPDDLLAAGGRVYDMMYAAEPTVFMRWAQQRGAAEVADGLGMLVEQAAESFSIWRGVQPETRPVIAAIRQELVTGG from the coding sequence ATGACTGATCAATATGCCGTGTTTGGCAATCCTGTAGCACAAAGTAAATCGCCAACAATTCACAAGATGTTCGCCGGTCAAACCGGTGAAGATCTGCATTACAGCAAACAACAGGTGGTGCCAGGCAGATTTGAAGAAGCTGCCGATGTGTTTTTTGCTGCGGGCGGTAAGGGTCTGAACATTACGGTGCCGTTCAAACAGGATGCTTATCGCTATGCAGCCAGGCTGACAGCGCGGGCTCGCCGTGCGGGGGCGGTTAACACGCTGACAATGCGTGAAGGAGTAGTACAGGGGGATACAACGGATGGTGTCGGCATGATTCGGGATATCACCAAGAATTTGTGCTGGCCCATTACTGGCCAGCGGGTGCTGATTCTGGGAGCAGGCGGTGCTGTGCGAGGTGTACTGGAGCCTCTGCTGGAAGAAGCTCCCCAGCATGTGGTGATCGCCAACCGTACCCTCGAAAAAGCGATGCAACTGTCAAAAGCGTTTGCCGAAATGGGTTATCTGCTGGGTTGTGATCTGGATATGCTGTCTGGTCAGCAGTTTGACCTGATTATTAATGGGACCAGCGCCAGCCTGCAGGGTGAACTGCCACCCCTTCCGGATGACTTGTTAGCCGCCGGGGGGCGTGTGTACGACATGATGTACGCTGCCGAGCCGACAGTTTTTATGCGGTGGGCACAGCAGCGGGGTGCTGCGGAAGTTGCCGATGGGTTGGGCATGCTGGTCGAGCAGGCGGCTGAATCTTTTTCCATCTGGCGTGGGGTGCAGCCGGAGACCCGGCCTGTCATTGCCGCTATTCGGCAAGAGTTGGTCACAGGCGGTTAG
- the ctaD gene encoding cytochrome c oxidase subunit I — protein sequence MAHGPAKGIGRWLFTTNHKDIGTLYLWFSFAMFILGGFFAMVIRAELFAPGMQIVKPEFFNQMTTMHGLVMVFGAIMPAFVGLANWLIPMMIGAPDMALPRMNNLSFWILPFAFALLTATLFMDGGAPNFGWTFYAPLSTTYAPSTVNYFIFGVHIMGASSIMGSINIIATVLNMRAPGMTLMKMPMFVWTWLITAFLLIAVMPVLAGAVTMMLMDINFGTSFFDAAGGGDPVLFQHVFWFFGHPEVYIIILPAFGVISHIIPTFSRKPLFGYSSMVYATASIAFLSFIVWAHHMFMVGMPISGELYFMYATMLIAVPTAAKVFNWITTMFRGSLTFETPMLFAIAFVILFTIGGFTGLMLSIAPADIQYHDSYFVVAHFHYVMVAGAVFSGTAATYYWLPKWCGRMYNEALGKTQFWVAFIGFNVTFFPQHFLGLAGMPRRYADYALQFSDWNMISSIGAFIYGAAQLLFLFNVIHTIKAGKPVEKNSPWEGAEGLEWEVPCPAPYHTFSTPPEVK from the coding sequence ATGGCACACGGTCCCGCTAAAGGTATTGGCCGCTGGCTCTTTACCACAAATCACAAAGACATCGGTACGCTGTATCTCTGGTTCAGCTTCGCCATGTTTATTCTGGGTGGCTTCTTTGCAATGGTTATCCGCGCCGAGCTGTTTGCGCCCGGTATGCAAATTGTCAAACCTGAGTTCTTTAACCAGATGACCACCATGCATGGCCTGGTGATGGTGTTTGGCGCCATTATGCCCGCATTTGTCGGGTTGGCTAACTGGTTGATTCCAATGATGATTGGTGCGCCTGATATGGCGCTGCCGCGCATGAACAATCTGAGCTTCTGGATATTGCCATTTGCGTTTGCCCTGTTGACAGCAACATTGTTCATGGATGGTGGTGCACCCAACTTCGGTTGGACATTTTATGCACCGCTGTCCACAACGTACGCGCCGTCAACGGTGAACTACTTTATCTTTGGTGTTCATATCATGGGTGCGTCGTCCATTATGGGTTCCATCAACATCATCGCTACTGTGCTGAATATGCGTGCACCGGGCATGACGTTGATGAAAATGCCGATGTTTGTCTGGACCTGGCTGATTACGGCATTCCTGCTGATTGCTGTAATGCCGGTGTTGGCAGGTGCGGTGACCATGATGCTGATGGATATCAACTTTGGCACCAGCTTCTTTGATGCCGCAGGTGGTGGTGATCCGGTACTGTTCCAGCACGTGTTCTGGTTCTTTGGTCACCCGGAGGTCTACATCATTATTCTGCCTGCGTTTGGGGTGATTTCTCATATTATTCCGACCTTCAGCCGCAAGCCGTTGTTTGGTTACAGTTCCATGGTGTATGCAACGGCTTCGATCGCGTTCCTGTCGTTTATTGTCTGGGCGCACCACATGTTTATGGTGGGTATGCCCATTTCCGGTGAGTTGTACTTCATGTACGCCACAATGCTGATTGCAGTACCCACGGCAGCCAAGGTGTTTAACTGGATCACGACCATGTTCCGCGGATCGCTGACCTTTGAAACTCCGATGCTGTTTGCTATTGCTTTCGTGATTCTGTTCACCATCGGTGGTTTTACCGGCCTGATGCTGTCAATTGCGCCTGCGGATATTCAGTATCACGACAGCTATTTTGTGGTGGCGCACTTTCACTATGTAATGGTGGCCGGTGCCGTGTTCTCGGGTACGGCAGCTACTTATTACTGGTTGCCCAAGTGGTGCGGACGGATGTACAACGAAGCACTGGGTAAAACGCAGTTCTGGGTTGCATTTATTGGCTTCAATGTCACGTTCTTTCCTCAGCACTTTCTGGGGTTAGCGGGCATGCCTCGCCGTTACGCTGATTATGCGTTGCAGTTCTCTGACTGGAATATGATCTCCAGTATCGGTGCGTTTATTTACGGTGCGGCACAGCTTTTATTCCTGTTTAACGTGATTCACACGATCAAGGCAGGCAAGCCGGTTGAAAAAAACAGCCCTTGGGAAGGTGCGGAAGGTCTGGAGTGGGAAGTTCCCTGCCCTGCTCCGTACCACACGTTTTCTACACCGCCTGAAGTGAAATAA
- a CDS encoding DUF2909 domain-containing protein, which translates to MWLKVLIVVLFIGVLISLSSGLVFLMKDVVNPRKRLLYALGVRVTLAAALVLTVAYGIYTGQFTSKAPWDRQLHPERVNPITAPRQP; encoded by the coding sequence ATGTGGCTAAAAGTTTTGATTGTTGTCTTGTTTATCGGAGTATTAATCAGTCTCAGTAGCGGTCTGGTTTTCTTAATGAAAGACGTAGTCAACCCACGCAAGCGGCTTCTGTATGCTCTTGGTGTTCGTGTTACTCTGGCTGCGGCGCTGGTACTGACGGTCGCATACGGCATCTATACCGGGCAATTTACCAGCAAGGCTCCTTGGGATCGGCAATTACACCCGGAGCGGGTTAACCCGATAACAGCGCCACGGCAGCCTTGA
- a CDS encoding gamma carbonic anhydrase family protein: protein MINNIRPYKGIHPSLGERVYVDPAATVIGDVVLGNDVSVWPGAVIRGDMHSIRIGDRSNVQDNAVLHITHDGPFNPGGFPLTIGDDVIIGHGAILHGCTLNNRILVGNGAIVNDGAVVEKEVIIGSGCVVPPGKVLESGYLYVGAPAKQVRALTEKEKQFFSYSPANYVKLKDQYLSEQAE, encoded by the coding sequence ATGATAAATAATATCCGACCTTATAAAGGCATCCATCCCAGCTTGGGAGAAAGAGTATACGTAGACCCCGCAGCTACTGTAATAGGGGATGTGGTACTGGGGAACGATGTTTCAGTATGGCCTGGCGCCGTAATCCGCGGCGATATGCACAGCATCCGCATCGGCGATCGCTCCAACGTTCAGGATAATGCTGTACTGCACATAACCCACGATGGGCCATTCAACCCCGGTGGCTTTCCCTTAACGATTGGGGATGATGTGATTATCGGTCACGGCGCCATATTGCATGGCTGCACACTGAACAACCGAATTCTGGTAGGCAATGGCGCCATCGTGAATGACGGCGCAGTGGTTGAAAAAGAAGTTATCATCGGATCAGGCTGCGTAGTACCCCCCGGCAAGGTCCTGGAAAGCGGCTATCTTTACGTGGGCGCTCCTGCCAAGCAGGTGCGGGCACTTACCGAGAAAGAAAAGCAGTTTTTCAGCTATTCACCCGCCAACTACGTAAAACTGAAAGACCAGTACCTTTCCGAGCAGGCCGAATAA
- a CDS encoding YdgA family protein — protein MKKIVLGIFCLLLLVLFVGSFVTGPVAHSAIEQQIAKINRMPGYQAELVEYSENWRTAQGKVRVGFDWGLYANMSADDPQLQKKIQQMPSSLLLDVQVNHGPVLPQDGFGIGVAYIEMRPDVSNYPQLQAFQQKVDIDALFTYQATVGLLGRSPFAFTSPAFDWINEENGGTLSYGGARFSGSYDARSHNLIMNGALAPLSFAGEKGAVQVSAIELSGDLELVNDMVSLGEMTMTLANITVNERQSVGNDSLASVNDLVVRYSGSRDGDNTVKMAVQYGIGELLAGDEQLADMNVQIVFERLGVDALQKYYDQLIGLYQNAEGVSDLQQRQLAMMSELGLEFLKYSPAMHIPDISFTMNDGRFSANARVDFDGQGAEIVAADLANPLMLMARLKIVAALSFDQQLLETLGVKILADQISAQLVSQNQQMSEDEVNELAKSQLQMALTQQVDQGIIVSTSEGYRAAFSLEKGAMQLNGKPFSPF, from the coding sequence ATGAAAAAAATCGTTTTAGGCATTTTCTGCCTGCTTCTTCTTGTTCTGTTTGTTGGTTCGTTTGTGACTGGCCCGGTGGCGCATTCGGCTATTGAACAGCAGATTGCCAAAATTAACCGGATGCCCGGGTACCAAGCCGAACTGGTGGAATACAGCGAAAATTGGCGTACAGCGCAAGGCAAGGTACGAGTGGGTTTCGATTGGGGTCTGTATGCCAATATGTCAGCGGATGATCCTCAATTGCAGAAGAAAATACAACAGATGCCTTCGAGCCTGTTGCTGGATGTCCAGGTAAATCATGGGCCGGTTCTGCCTCAGGATGGTTTTGGTATCGGTGTGGCTTATATTGAGATGCGCCCGGATGTATCGAATTACCCGCAGCTACAGGCTTTTCAACAAAAGGTCGACATTGATGCGCTGTTTACCTATCAGGCCACTGTCGGGTTGCTGGGCCGTTCTCCGTTTGCTTTTACCTCTCCGGCGTTTGATTGGATCAATGAGGAAAACGGCGGCACGCTTAGTTATGGTGGGGCCCGGTTCTCGGGCAGTTATGATGCCCGCTCGCATAACCTGATCATGAATGGTGCACTTGCTCCGCTCTCGTTTGCCGGTGAAAAAGGCGCCGTGCAGGTGTCTGCCATTGAACTGAGTGGTGATCTGGAACTGGTGAATGATATGGTATCGCTCGGCGAGATGACCATGACACTGGCGAATATCACTGTTAACGAACGGCAATCTGTCGGAAATGACAGTCTGGCATCCGTGAATGATTTGGTGGTTCGGTACAGTGGTTCGCGGGATGGTGACAATACCGTCAAAATGGCTGTGCAGTATGGTATTGGCGAACTGCTTGCCGGTGATGAGCAGTTGGCCGACATGAATGTCCAAATTGTTTTTGAGCGTCTGGGAGTAGATGCGTTGCAAAAATACTACGATCAGCTTATAGGCCTGTATCAAAATGCTGAAGGTGTGTCAGATTTACAGCAACGGCAGTTGGCTATGATGTCGGAGCTGGGTCTTGAGTTTCTGAAATATTCTCCCGCGATGCATATTCCGGATATCAGCTTTACCATGAATGACGGCAGGTTTTCGGCAAATGCCCGGGTTGATTTTGATGGTCAGGGCGCAGAGATAGTTGCTGCTGATTTGGCAAACCCGCTAATGCTGATGGCCCGTTTGAAGATTGTTGCGGCACTCAGTTTTGATCAGCAGTTGCTGGAGACCCTTGGTGTGAAAATACTTGCCGATCAGATTAGCGCTCAACTGGTGTCACAGAACCAGCAGATGTCGGAAGATGAGGTTAATGAGCTGGCAAAAAGCCAATTGCAGATGGCGCTAACCCAGCAGGTTGATCAGGGTATTATCGTCAGTACCTCTGAGGGTTACCGCGCAGCCTTTTCTCTGGAGAAAGGGGCGATGCAGTTAAATGGTAAACCGTTCTCGCCTTTCTGA
- the hemF gene encoding oxygen-dependent coproporphyrinogen oxidase has translation MVDKQAVKTYLTGLQDRICEDLQALEPHASFQQDSWQREEGGGGRSRVIADGKVFEKGGVNFSHVHGKQLPPSATAARPELAGRSFEAMGVSLVIHPQNPYVPTSHANVRFFIAEKEGGDPVWWFGGGYDLTPYYGNEEDCRAWHQTAKSACEPFGEEVYPRFKTWCDEYFYLKHRDEPRGVGGLFFDDFNEPGFEQSFALMRSVGDSYSKAYVPIVERRADCAYGERERQFQLYRRGRYVEFNLVYDRGTLFGLQTGGRTESILMSLPPLVSWKYDWQPQPGSPESALYTDFLTSRDWA, from the coding sequence ATGGTTGATAAGCAGGCAGTGAAAACCTATTTGACAGGTTTGCAGGATCGTATTTGCGAAGACCTCCAGGCGCTGGAGCCGCACGCGAGTTTTCAGCAAGACAGCTGGCAGCGAGAAGAAGGTGGTGGCGGTCGTAGCAGAGTCATTGCCGATGGCAAAGTATTTGAGAAAGGCGGTGTTAATTTCTCTCATGTCCACGGTAAGCAGTTGCCACCTTCTGCAACGGCAGCCAGACCTGAATTGGCGGGTCGCTCCTTTGAGGCCATGGGGGTGTCGCTGGTGATTCATCCTCAAAACCCCTATGTGCCAACCTCCCACGCCAATGTCCGGTTTTTTATCGCGGAAAAAGAGGGCGGAGATCCCGTGTGGTGGTTTGGGGGGGGGTATGACCTGACGCCTTATTACGGCAATGAAGAAGATTGTCGTGCCTGGCACCAGACAGCCAAATCAGCCTGTGAGCCTTTTGGTGAAGAGGTTTACCCCCGTTTCAAGACATGGTGTGATGAATATTTTTACCTCAAGCATCGCGACGAACCCCGTGGCGTCGGTGGCCTTTTTTTCGATGATTTCAATGAGCCGGGTTTTGAGCAAAGCTTTGCTCTGATGCGTTCTGTGGGAGACAGCTACAGTAAAGCCTATGTGCCCATTGTTGAGCGCAGGGCCGATTGTGCTTATGGTGAACGGGAACGCCAGTTTCAGCTTTATCGACGAGGGCGCTATGTCGAATTTAATCTGGTTTATGATCGGGGGACGCTGTTTGGTCTGCAAACGGGCGGGCGTACGGAGTCCATACTGATGTCACTGCCGCCACTGGTGAGCTGGAAATACGACTGGCAACCGCAGCCGGGTTCCCCGGAGTCTGCCTTATACACCGATTTTTTGACCAGTCGTGATTGGGCGTAA
- a CDS encoding cytochrome c oxidase assembly protein: MSANPVQKTLVKLLFGVVGMFVFAVFVMPPLYDVFCEVTGIGGKTGGPYQVVEAGIDESRTVKVQFVATNNGAMPWDFSPVIHELKVHPGEPVETRFFAKNRTGKDMVAQAIPSVTPFSASAFFHKTECFCFNQQPLAAGAEADLPLVFIVDRDLPKAINTITLSYTLFDITDRAQSAAVAKLN, from the coding sequence ATGTCGGCCAACCCGGTTCAAAAGACCTTGGTTAAACTACTCTTCGGAGTGGTCGGCATGTTTGTTTTTGCTGTTTTTGTGATGCCCCCGCTTTACGATGTGTTCTGTGAAGTAACGGGCATTGGTGGTAAAACGGGAGGCCCCTACCAGGTTGTTGAAGCAGGTATTGATGAATCCCGTACCGTCAAAGTGCAGTTTGTCGCGACGAATAACGGGGCTATGCCCTGGGATTTCAGCCCGGTCATTCATGAGCTAAAAGTTCATCCGGGGGAGCCTGTAGAAACGCGGTTTTTTGCCAAAAACAGAACAGGCAAAGATATGGTTGCCCAGGCGATTCCCAGTGTGACGCCTTTCAGTGCCTCGGCGTTTTTCCACAAAACAGAATGTTTCTGCTTTAATCAGCAACCACTGGCTGCCGGTGCAGAAGCGGATTTGCCATTGGTGTTTATTGTCGACAGGGATTTACCAAAAGCGATCAATACCATTACTTTGTCTTATACACTTTTTGATATAACTGACCGTGCTCAGAGTGCGGCAGTGGCGAAATTGAATTAA
- a CDS encoding COX15/CtaA family protein, producing MSFKTDSPRRLPGYKLALFATAFAVAVVVLGAFTRLVDAGLGCPDWPGCYGHLAWPNDSSEIARAEQLFPDAPVETHKTWPEMVHRYFAGTLGLLIVGLTFLAWKNREEEGYPFRLPILLLFLVVWQALFGMWTVTLKLWPQIVTLHLLGGFTTFALLWLLAVRLDNHRWRVSASALMKIQSIKPWVIGGIVVLVLQILLGGWTTSNYAAFACPDLPACQGQWLPEMDFAEGFNVFQTIGPNYLGGLMESEARVAIHFTHRVGAIVTTIYILGLCSALLRIDAPSIKKVVFLVAGLLALQICLGISNILLMVPLVIAVAHNAVGAFLLLSLVLLATRLWMAQPESGTTPADEEVAA from the coding sequence ATGTCTTTTAAAACTGATTCTCCGCGACGCTTGCCGGGGTACAAACTGGCTCTTTTTGCCACTGCTTTTGCTGTGGCTGTGGTTGTGTTGGGTGCATTTACCCGATTGGTGGATGCCGGACTAGGTTGTCCTGACTGGCCTGGTTGCTACGGCCATCTGGCGTGGCCGAATGATTCCTCTGAGATTGCCCGAGCCGAGCAGTTGTTTCCCGATGCTCCGGTCGAGACGCATAAAACCTGGCCCGAAATGGTACACAGATATTTTGCCGGAACCCTGGGTCTATTAATTGTTGGGTTGACATTTCTGGCCTGGAAGAACCGGGAGGAGGAAGGCTATCCTTTCCGGTTGCCGATTCTCCTGTTGTTCCTTGTTGTCTGGCAGGCTTTGTTTGGCATGTGGACGGTAACACTAAAATTGTGGCCACAGATCGTCACCTTGCATCTATTAGGCGGGTTTACCACTTTTGCCCTACTTTGGTTGCTTGCTGTGCGGCTGGATAACCACCGCTGGCGTGTATCAGCCAGTGCATTGATGAAAATACAAAGCATAAAACCCTGGGTAATTGGCGGTATCGTGGTTCTGGTATTGCAAATTCTGCTGGGGGGGTGGACAACCTCAAACTACGCCGCATTTGCCTGTCCTGATTTGCCTGCCTGTCAGGGGCAGTGGTTGCCGGAAATGGATTTTGCGGAAGGCTTCAATGTGTTTCAGACCATCGGGCCCAACTACCTGGGTGGTCTGATGGAGAGCGAGGCGCGAGTTGCCATTCATTTCACGCACAGAGTGGGTGCTATTGTGACGACAATATACATACTGGGGCTGTGCAGTGCCCTGTTGAGGATTGACGCACCTTCAATAAAAAAGGTGGTGTTTCTGGTTGCGGGGTTGCTGGCGCTGCAAATTTGTCTTGGTATCAGTAATATCCTGTTGATGGTGCCGCTGGTGATAGCGGTGGCTCACAATGCTGTTGGTGCCTTTTTGTTACTATCCTTGGTGCTGCTGGCCACTCGGTTGTGGATGGCTCAGCCAGAATCCGGAACAACGCCAGCCGATGAGGAGGTCGCTGCATGA
- a CDS encoding SURF1 family protein produces the protein MQSSPETARFEWHWNWKVLLFTLAFLPLTLQLGVWQLSRAEEKQHMLNVHQQRAEAPLVDLRQVAPEGDRQYLRVKVEGHYDNRTTLLLDNSVRRGVPGYEVISVFRAEGLPALLVNRGWIAANPDRNILPRVPVREQALTISGYLYQSPGQQLMLGSDPWRADKALQIVQNAAPEIAANRLGEPLYDYTLRLHETAPGALQTGWHVVNVQPGKHRGYAVQWFVMAAVLVLLTVKANSNIGELWRKWRHPEKHGDNQ, from the coding sequence ATGCAAAGCTCCCCGGAAACAGCCCGGTTTGAATGGCACTGGAACTGGAAAGTGCTGTTGTTCACGCTTGCCTTCCTGCCGCTGACATTACAGCTGGGGGTCTGGCAGCTTTCCCGGGCTGAGGAAAAACAGCACATGCTGAATGTTCACCAGCAGCGGGCTGAGGCGCCGCTGGTTGATTTGCGACAGGTAGCCCCCGAGGGTGATCGTCAGTATTTGCGGGTTAAAGTAGAAGGCCATTACGACAACCGTACGACCCTGCTACTGGATAACAGTGTTCGCCGGGGGGTGCCCGGATACGAAGTCATTTCTGTTTTCCGTGCAGAGGGTTTGCCCGCCTTGCTTGTGAATCGAGGCTGGATTGCCGCAAATCCAGACAGGAATATTCTTCCCAGGGTTCCTGTCCGGGAGCAGGCGCTGACGATCAGCGGTTACCTGTATCAGTCACCTGGGCAGCAGTTAATGCTGGGCAGCGATCCCTGGCGTGCAGACAAAGCGTTGCAAATCGTTCAGAATGCGGCCCCTGAAATTGCCGCTAACCGGCTTGGTGAGCCTTTGTATGACTACACATTAAGGCTTCATGAAACAGCTCCCGGTGCATTACAAACAGGCTGGCACGTGGTTAACGTGCAACCCGGCAAGCATCGTGGCTACGCTGTGCAATGGTTTGTGATGGCGGCTGTGTTAGTGCTGCTAACGGTGAAGGCAAATTCCAATATTGGTGAACTGTGGCGAAAGTGGCGTCACCCCGAGAAACACGGAGACAATCAATGA
- a CDS encoding rhodanese-like domain-containing protein: MKQLLVVLIAVLLPLTGFATGAESGGEEILWIDVRTAEEYSAGHLPGAININYTEITVFIGDHAESKERPIKLYCGTGRRAGIAKQALEEAGYRNVSNEGGLGDVMAKQEQQQQQ, from the coding sequence ATGAAACAACTGTTGGTAGTGTTGATTGCAGTCCTGTTGCCACTGACAGGTTTTGCAACTGGAGCGGAATCAGGAGGAGAAGAAATTTTGTGGATTGATGTTCGTACAGCAGAGGAATATAGCGCCGGTCACTTGCCCGGGGCCATTAATATAAATTATACCGAAATAACCGTTTTCATCGGAGATCATGCAGAGTCGAAGGAGCGGCCTATCAAGCTGTATTGTGGCACCGGTCGACGTGCAGGCATCGCCAAGCAGGCTTTAGAAGAAGCCGGTTACCGCAATGTTTCCAACGAGGGCGGGCTGGGTGATGTGATGGCCAAACAGGAACAGCAGCAGCAACAATAA
- a CDS encoding cytochrome c oxidase subunit 3, with protein sequence MSTDSNYYVPDQSKLPLMAALGLGLIALGAGSWVQGESATIFLAGLGILVFTLYVWFSTVIKENQAGMANAQLKRSYVWGMSWFIFSEVMFFAAFFGALFYIRVLVLPWLSEGETKDLLWNGFESSWPLMTTPDQMLNGEAAQMAGPAENMSFPGWGGLLGWLPLWNTIVLLTSSVTVHAAHTALKNDNRKGFNIWLGLTVLLGAIFLVLQVEEYVHAYSHMGLTLESGIYGTTFFMLTGFHGAHVTMGTIMLLIQWLRGLKGHFSHDDAFGFEAASWYWHFVDVVWVGLFIFVYVLA encoded by the coding sequence ATGTCAACAGATAGCAACTATTACGTTCCGGATCAGAGCAAATTGCCTCTGATGGCGGCGTTGGGTTTGGGCCTGATTGCGCTGGGTGCTGGCAGCTGGGTGCAGGGCGAAAGCGCAACAATATTTCTCGCCGGTCTGGGAATTCTGGTTTTCACGCTTTATGTCTGGTTTAGCACCGTCATTAAAGAGAACCAGGCTGGTATGGCCAACGCCCAACTAAAACGATCCTACGTTTGGGGGATGAGCTGGTTCATATTTTCGGAAGTCATGTTTTTTGCGGCTTTCTTTGGTGCGCTATTTTATATTCGCGTGTTGGTGTTACCTTGGCTGAGCGAAGGTGAAACCAAAGATCTATTGTGGAACGGGTTTGAATCCAGCTGGCCGTTGATGACAACACCGGACCAGATGCTCAATGGCGAAGCTGCACAGATGGCAGGTCCTGCTGAAAACATGAGTTTTCCTGGCTGGGGCGGTTTGCTTGGCTGGTTGCCGTTGTGGAATACCATTGTACTGTTGACCTCCAGTGTCACGGTTCATGCCGCGCATACAGCGCTTAAAAATGATAACCGCAAAGGTTTTAATATCTGGCTTGGGCTTACCGTACTTTTGGGCGCCATCTTCCTGGTACTTCAGGTTGAAGAATATGTGCATGCCTATTCTCATATGGGGTTGACACTGGAGTCCGGTATTTATGGCACTACCTTCTTTATGTTGACCGGCTTTCACGGGGCTCACGTTACCATGGGAACCATTATGCTGTTGATACAGTGGCTGCGTGGTTTGAAAGGCCACTTCAGTCACGACGATGCGTTTGGCTTTGAGGCGGCATCCTGGTATTGGCACTTTGTGGATGTGGTCTGGGTTGGCCTGTTTATATTTGTCTATGTGCTTGCCTGA
- a CDS encoding YheV family putative metal-binding protein: protein MFKAQKRFVAGAVCPRCGEQDKLVMFSDEGETFRECVACDFSEKMRFQKSVRELDTRVNRSAADQSEARPVKLIDPGA from the coding sequence ATGTTTAAAGCTCAAAAACGATTTGTTGCCGGTGCCGTATGCCCCCGTTGTGGGGAGCAGGACAAGCTGGTGATGTTCAGTGATGAGGGGGAAACCTTTCGCGAGTGCGTGGCTTGTGATTTCAGCGAGAAGATGAGGTTTCAGAAATCGGTTCGTGAGCTGGATACCCGGGTAAATCGGAGTGCAGCAGATCAGTCTGAGGCCAGGCCGGTAAAATTGATTGACCCCGGAGCCTGA
- the coxB gene encoding cytochrome c oxidase subunit II codes for MLRRASQLFALLLAPVLSLSLPGNALAESGQRWAVNMPQGVTPVSQEIYDIHMIIFWICVVIGVIVFAIMFYSMFAHRKSRGAVAANFHENTTAEIVWTIIPALILVVMAIPATKVIVNAYDTTEAELDIKVTGYQWKWQYEYLGEDVAFMSELTTPESEIYNTAPKGEFYLQEVSQPLVIPARTKVRFLITAKDVIHSWWVVDLGVKKDAIPGFINETWAYVEEPGIYRGECAELCGKGHAFMPIVVNVVEPEEYQTWISEKKVAAAAERELANKTFTMDELMARGEEAYNRSCAACHMANGEGIPGVFPALKNSPIALGPVEGHLDVVVNGVAGTAMQAFGGQLSEVDLAAIITYERNAWGNNVGDQVQPINVLKFKQGQ; via the coding sequence ATGTTAAGAAGAGCCAGCCAGCTTTTCGCGTTGCTGCTTGCCCCTGTATTGTCATTATCCCTACCGGGTAATGCCCTTGCAGAAAGCGGTCAGCGTTGGGCGGTGAATATGCCCCAGGGTGTGACACCTGTTAGTCAGGAGATATACGACATCCACATGATCATTTTCTGGATCTGTGTGGTGATTGGCGTAATAGTCTTCGCGATAATGTTCTACAGCATGTTTGCTCACCGCAAATCTCGCGGCGCAGTCGCGGCCAACTTCCACGAAAATACCACTGCGGAAATAGTCTGGACAATTATCCCGGCGTTGATTCTGGTGGTCATGGCCATTCCGGCGACCAAGGTAATAGTCAATGCTTACGATACGACTGAAGCGGAACTGGATATCAAGGTGACCGGTTATCAGTGGAAGTGGCAGTATGAATACCTGGGTGAAGATGTTGCTTTTATGAGCGAGCTGACGACTCCCGAATCCGAAATCTACAATACGGCTCCCAAAGGCGAGTTTTATCTGCAGGAAGTTTCCCAGCCACTGGTGATTCCGGCGCGCACCAAGGTTCGTTTTCTGATTACCGCCAAGGATGTGATTCACTCCTGGTGGGTCGTTGATCTGGGTGTCAAGAAAGATGCGATTCCCGGTTTTATCAATGAAACTTGGGCTTATGTAGAAGAGCCGGGTATTTATCGCGGTGAATGTGCGGAGCTCTGTGGTAAAGGTCATGCCTTTATGCCGATTGTGGTAAATGTCGTTGAGCCTGAAGAATACCAGACCTGGATTTCGGAAAAGAAAGTCGCCGCTGCTGCCGAACGCGAACTGGCCAACAAGACGTTCACCATGGATGAGTTGATGGCTCGTGGTGAAGAGGCTTATAACCGCTCCTGTGCTGCCTGTCATATGGCTAATGGTGAAGGAATTCCGGGTGTATTCCCGGCTCTTAAAAATAGCCCCATTGCTCTGGGTCCTGTCGAGGGGCATCTGGACGTTGTGGTTAACGGTGTTGCTGGCACTGCGATGCAGGCGTTTGGTGGACAACTGTCAGAGGTTGATCTGGCCGCCATTATTACCTATGAGCGAAATGCCTGGGGTAATAATGTGGGTGATCAGGTTCAGCCGATCAACGTTCTTAAATTCAAGCAAGGCCAATAA